The Lynx canadensis isolate LIC74 chromosome A2, mLynCan4.pri.v2, whole genome shotgun sequence DNA segment CAGCAGTGGCTGCTGGAGAAATTTATCTGTCAGAGCTGATGTAGCTGCCTCTTCCAAAATGCCTCCAAAGATAAATGACActtcttttttactctttaatcagaagtgtgtgcatatgtattgacgtatacacacacactttttaaaaacatcatctcCAAACTTAAAACTAAATGTAGTCAACCAGGAAaggctgtttctttctttcttccttcctttcttcctttctttccttctttcttccttccttccttcctctttctttctttctttctttccttctttccttctttccttctttctttctctttcttttttttttttttctttttccctttagaGATGTTTCCCATTGCTAATAAGCGTCCCAGAGGTGGGACTTCTCAAAGCTCACTGCTGACTAAGGCTCTTTTTATTCCAGACTTTGGGTCACTTGGAAAAAGCAGTGGTTCTTGAACTTACGTTGAAGCATGTGAAAGCACTAACAAACCTAATTGATCAGCAGCAGCAGAAAATCATTGCCCTGCAGAGCGGTTTACAAGCTGGTGAGTGCCCGAGTCTGGTTACCATCACCTAAGAGTTGTAGCGCAAATAGCCTGTGGGCTCAACATCTGGTATAAGAAACATTCCTACAACAAATTGCTTATGCACATTCGTCGGGGGAGATGTCATTTTATCTCTCCTAAAAGGTCAGACTTTTCATTTGGAATGTTGCTGTGTTCCACCTGGCATGAATAGGTATTagtcaaatgataaaatatttttgtggcaTTTTGGTTTAAGGGTTTCTGGGTTCTGGGACATTTTCCCCCTCCTGTTTAAAATGCCAAGGCACCTCTAATTTGTATCATGGGTGTTTTACAGTCGGTCTTCTTCGTCCTCTTTCACTGGAGAATAAATCATGGGTATGCCCCagtgttttcctgtttctgtacTTCCTTATCACTCCGTGTGTGGTATGATCCTGGCAGGATGACAGCAGGAGTTTTTCCTGCATTTCATGTGGTTCCCTGAATAGCCACTAGGTATCTCGGTGCGTTGCACAATCTAATGAAACCACTGAAGTTTCATCATTAGTTTCTACTGACTTCCAGAGAATCACCGTCACCTTGTAACCTTCTAGTTTCACCCGTTCCAAATAATACTGAACAGACTGGGGAGAAGTTCTTCTACCCACTGCCTCGTTCCATTCTTCTCCCCCATCTTTCCAAGACTAGTATGATGAGAATCCCCAAAACCTAGCAAGTGCTTTTTTTCTGCCAGTTCCCTCATGGAAAATAGGAAGATGAACATACCTAATTTCTTGGGGGTTGGGGATAGAATACATGGAAAAGGCTTTGAAATAGCTTTGAAATGTAAAGATCCCAGCATGGCTGTAacttttataattgaaaataagCTTACTTAGGGGACATTGTTCCTTTATTCTTCATCTCATTTTTTGACTGGTCTCTGTGCAATATGGTAGGGTTGATGTTCTGTAAAATGACTCTTGTTATAAACATAGGAGGATGTGGGAACAAGCTCTAAattgaaaaagagggaaaatagtCCATCTCTATAAATTATGTTCTGTTTCTATGATGGGATATTATGTAGCCATCACAACTCATAGTTTACCTCTGGGTGGCAGGATGATggattatttttgttgtatttatacTTCTCGGTGTAATCCACATTTTTTCTGAGATTACTTTTGGAGTTAGGGACACACATCAGCAGgtgctcttaaaaaaaaggaaagctctcagtctttGAGGTATGGGATGCGGCTGAACCACAGGGCCTTCTGAAATGTCTTCCTTTGGATCTGTGTTGATCCAGGTGAGCTGTCGGGGAGAAATGTGGAAGCAGGTCAAGAGATGTTCTGCTCAGGTTTCCAGACGTGTGCCCGGGAGGTGCTTCAGTACCTGGCCAAGCATGAGAACACTCGGGACCTGAAGTCTTCACAGCTTGTCACCCACCTGCACCGTGTGGTCTCAGAGCTGCTACAGGGTGGTACCTCCAGGAAGCCGTCGGACCCAGCTCCCAAAGCCATGGACTTCAAGGAGAAACCCAGCTCCCTAGCCAAAGGCTCCGAAGGCCCTGGGAAAAACTGTGTGCCGGTCATCCAGCGGACTTTTGCTCACTCGAGTGGGGAGCAGAGTGGCAGTGACACGGACACAGACAGTGGCTATGGAGGAGAGTCCGAGAAGAGTGACTTACGTGGTGAGCAGCCGTACTTCAAAAGTGATCATGGACGTAGTAGGTTCACCATGGGAGAAAGGATCGGTGTTATTAAGCAAGAATCTGAAGAACCACCAACGAAAAAGAGCAGAATGCAGCTGTCAGATGATGAAGGCCATTTCACTGGCAGTGACCTGATCAGTTCCCCGTTCCTGGGCCCACACCCACACCAACCTcccttctgtctgcccttctATCTGATCCCGCCGTCCGCAACCGCCTACTTACCCATGCTGGAGAAGTGCTGGTATCCCACCTCCGTCCCAGTGTTGTACCCAGGCCTCAACGCCTCTGCTGCAGCCCTCACCAGCTTCATGAACCCAGACAAGATCTCAGCCCCCTTGCTCATGCCCCAGAGACTCCCTTCTCCCTTGCCAGCCCATCCAGCCATCGACTCTTCTGCCCTGCTCCAGGCTTTGAAGCAGATCCCCCCTTTAAACTTAGAAACCAAAGACTAAGGGACCCTGCCACTCTGCTCTCTTTCCTCCCtacttcaccccccccccaaagtgtgACTGCAGCAAGATTGTTCTAGTGTGTATGCTGAGATAATCTGAGGCATGGAGAGAAGatttggggtgcatgtgtgtgcacatgcacgcatgtGCATTGGTGGGTTGGTATAGAACATTAAAGCTCCTTTTGGCATAGGGAAGATATGAAGGATTGCCTGACATCAGGAGATATAGGGGGGATTGTAGCAGACCTCTGGACTTTCCCCCACCCAGAAAATAGCCCCCTCCGATAACATACAAATCAGCTGGATATTCAaaagcttcagactcttggtCTGTGAGTCAGTCTTCATTTTGGGAGCCGGGTCTGTGGCTTTGAGAAAAAGGTACTTTCAAAAGAGGGCTTTCCAGAGCGCAGTTCCCAGCCAGCTCTTATGACCCCACCCTTCTCCCTTTTATTGTTGCCGTGACTCACCAAATGGGGAGAGGGCAGCCACACTGAGCTTTCTGCTAAGCGGTGAGGTAGCAGACACTGGCATAGCACGGTAGTGGTTTGGGGAGATTTCTACaggtctgccccccacccctgcctctgatGAATAAAGAGAATGTAGTTCCCTACTCAGGCTTTCGCAGTGATTAGCTTAATAAGGAACTGAAAAGGGCCCCCTGATAAGGCTGAGCTgccagggaaagagggaggagtcCCTGGGGCCTCTGGCACCTGTTTCTAGGTCTCACCTAGAAAACAATCTCGCTGTCTGGAGAACCAAAGCAGGGTCTGAGAGACGCAGGTGCCTAAGTTCCAGTACCCCCAAAATGCATAAAGCCAAGTAACAAACTGCTACCTTCAACAAGCAGAGCTAGATTCGGGTTTCAGTTCTATCCTTAAAACTGCTTTTCACCAAGCTTAGCTTAAAGGCCTAACCAGCTCTCGGCACAGCAAGATCCTTTCTGCAGGCTAATTCCCCTCACCGACGGCATAGGGAGCGTCCTTATTGCTAAAAAGGATTCTGCCTCCttcaaagaagttttatttttggtCCAGAGTACTTGTTTTCTGACTTGTCCAGCTAGCCCTGCACCAGCTTTTCAAAATGCACTATGCTTGATCGCCGATCgtgttttaactttttcttttcctgtttttattttggtataaagtCATTGCCTTTATTTG contains these protein-coding regions:
- the BHLHE40 gene encoding class E basic helix-loop-helix protein 40; its protein translation is MERIPSAQPPPACLPKAPGLEPGDLPGMDFAHMYQVFKSKRGIKRSEDSKETYKLPHRLIEKKRRDRINECIAQLKDLLPEHLKLTTLGHLEKAVVLELTLKHVKALTNLIDQQQQKIIALQSGLQAGELSGRNVEAGQEMFCSGFQTCAREVLQYLAKHENTRDLKSSQLVTHLHRVVSELLQGGTSRKPSDPAPKAMDFKEKPSSLAKGSEGPGKNCVPVIQRTFAHSSGEQSGSDTDTDSGYGGESEKSDLRGEQPYFKSDHGRSRFTMGERIGVIKQESEEPPTKKSRMQLSDDEGHFTGSDLISSPFLGPHPHQPPFCLPFYLIPPSATAYLPMLEKCWYPTSVPVLYPGLNASAAALTSFMNPDKISAPLLMPQRLPSPLPAHPAIDSSALLQALKQIPPLNLETKD